The following are from one region of the Pseudomonas putida genome:
- the lldD gene encoding FMN-dependent L-lactate dehydrogenase LldD → MIISASTDYRAAAQRKLPPFLFHYADGGAYAEHTLRHNVSDLASIALRQRVLKNMSELSLQTKLFDETLSMPVALAPVGLTGMYARRGEVQAARAAAAHGIPFTMSTVSVCPIEEVAPAIDRPMWFQLYVLKDRGFMRNALERAKAAGVKTLVFTVDMPTPGARYRDAHSGMSGKNGPLRRVLQAMTHPEWAWDVGVMGRPHDLGNISTYRGNPTGLADYIGWLANNFDPSISWKDLEWIREFWDGPMIIKGILDADDARDAVRFGADGIVVSNHGGRQLDGVLSSARALPAIADAVKGDLKILADSGIRSGLDVVRMIALGADTVLIGRAFLYALAVHGQAGVKNLLELFEKEMRVAMVLTGAKSISEITRDSLVRELGA, encoded by the coding sequence ATGATCATTTCTGCCTCTACCGACTATCGCGCCGCGGCCCAACGCAAGCTGCCTCCCTTCCTGTTCCACTATGCCGACGGCGGCGCCTACGCCGAGCACACCCTGCGCCACAACGTCTCGGACCTGGCCAGCATTGCCCTGCGCCAGCGCGTGCTTAAGAACATGTCCGAGCTCAGCCTGCAGACCAAGCTGTTCGACGAAACCCTGAGCATGCCGGTGGCCCTGGCCCCGGTCGGCCTCACCGGCATGTACGCCCGCCGTGGCGAAGTGCAGGCGGCACGCGCGGCGGCGGCCCACGGCATTCCGTTCACCATGTCCACGGTGTCGGTGTGCCCGATCGAAGAAGTGGCCCCGGCCATCGACCGACCGATGTGGTTCCAGCTGTACGTGCTCAAGGACCGCGGCTTCATGCGCAACGCCCTGGAGCGGGCCAAGGCCGCCGGGGTCAAGACCCTGGTGTTCACCGTCGACATGCCCACACCCGGCGCCCGCTACCGCGATGCCCACTCGGGCATGAGCGGCAAGAACGGCCCGCTGCGCCGCGTGCTGCAAGCCATGACCCACCCCGAGTGGGCGTGGGATGTCGGCGTGATGGGGCGCCCACACGACCTGGGCAACATTTCTACCTACCGCGGCAACCCCACCGGCCTCGCCGACTACATCGGCTGGCTGGCCAACAACTTCGACCCGTCCATTTCCTGGAAAGACCTGGAGTGGATCCGCGAGTTCTGGGACGGCCCGATGATCATCAAGGGCATCCTCGATGCCGATGATGCCCGCGATGCGGTCCGCTTCGGTGCCGACGGCATCGTCGTGTCCAACCACGGCGGTCGCCAGCTCGACGGTGTGCTGTCCAGCGCCCGAGCCCTGCCGGCAATTGCCGATGCGGTCAAAGGTGACCTGAAGATCCTCGCCGACTCCGGCATCCGCAGCGGCCTCGACGTGGTGCGCATGATTGCGCTGGGCGCCGATACCGTACTGATCGGCCGCGCCTTCCTCTACGCCCTTGCCGTGCATGGCCAGGCGGGGGTGAAGAACCTGCTGGAGCTGTTCGAGAAGGAAATGCGCGTAGCGATGGTGCTGACCGGCGCCAAGTCGATCAGCGAAATCACCCGCGACTCGCTGGTACGCGAACTGGGCGCCTGA
- a CDS encoding glycoside hydrolase family 104 protein, whose translation MAIISAAQAGGTNVLRFLDLIAFSEGTSTVKASNDGYNVLYGGGLFAGYVDHPRKKLTFPINGKPVTSTAAGRYQLLARYWDAYRASLRLVGGFTPENQDRIALQQISERKALDDIKAGRIEQAICKCSNIWASLPGNSYGQNPHRLDMLLTQWQKLGGVLA comes from the coding sequence ATGGCAATTATCTCGGCTGCCCAAGCAGGCGGCACCAACGTGCTTCGGTTTCTGGACCTGATCGCCTTCTCAGAAGGCACCTCCACCGTAAAGGCGAGCAATGACGGCTACAACGTGCTGTATGGCGGTGGCCTGTTCGCTGGCTATGTCGATCATCCGCGCAAGAAGCTGACATTCCCCATCAATGGCAAGCCCGTGACGAGCACCGCCGCCGGCCGGTATCAGCTGCTCGCTCGCTACTGGGATGCGTACCGGGCCAGCCTTCGCTTGGTGGGCGGATTCACGCCGGAGAACCAGGACCGCATTGCGCTACAGCAGATCAGTGAGCGCAAGGCCTTGGACGATATCAAGGCCGGTCGCATCGAGCAGGCCATCTGCAAATGCTCGAACATCTGGGCATCGCTGCCTGGGAACAGCTACGGCCAGAACCCCCATCGCCTGGACATGCTGCTGACCCAGTGGCAGAAGCTCGGCGGAGTACTGGCGTGA
- the recN gene encoding DNA repair protein RecN, translated as MLVHLSIHNYAIVEHLDLEIARGMSVITGETGAGKSIMLDALGLALGDRADSGVVRPGTDKADILATFDLVDIPEAHAWLAERDLDNDGLCILRRVITAEGRSRGYINGTPCPLGDLKALGELLIDIHSQHEHQSLLKTDTHRRLLDEYAGAVDLARQVQLAAKRWNQTRLELERLANSGDEQRARHQLLSYQLEELDNLGLGEHELEQLEQEHKNLTSAEALFGICRQVIDQCSESDSGNVLSALTSSLNRLGAATNSPKALGEAANLIASAQIQVEEAVGELNRFLDNFDADPMRLQALEERLDTIYTLARKHRVHPTELPHLQQQLMEELEGLNASDESIERLGEELAAFAQHYKEKARELSALRQQAAQQLAVAVEQEIQRLGMPGGRFCIALTPNEGADLSPHGLEQIELLVSANPGQPLKGLAKVASGGELSRISLAIQVITAQTSRIPTLVFDEVDVGIGGPTAEIVGQLLRRLGERGQVLTVTHLPQVAAQGHHHLFVHKVRNSDTTHTAVASLGKRERVEEVARMLGGIDLTKESLAHARKMVVSGKA; from the coding sequence ATGCTGGTGCACCTGTCCATACACAACTACGCCATCGTCGAGCACCTCGACCTCGAAATCGCCCGCGGCATGTCCGTCATCACCGGCGAGACCGGTGCCGGCAAGTCGATCATGCTCGACGCCCTCGGCCTGGCATTGGGCGACCGGGCCGACAGCGGCGTGGTGCGTCCCGGCACGGACAAGGCAGACATCCTCGCCACCTTCGATCTGGTGGACATTCCCGAGGCGCATGCCTGGCTGGCCGAGCGCGACCTGGACAACGACGGCCTGTGCATCCTGCGCCGGGTGATCACCGCCGAAGGCCGCAGCCGCGGCTATATCAATGGCACGCCATGCCCGCTCGGCGACCTCAAGGCGCTGGGCGAGCTGCTGATCGATATCCATAGCCAGCATGAGCACCAGTCGCTACTCAAGACCGACACCCACCGTCGCCTGCTCGACGAGTACGCCGGCGCCGTCGACCTGGCCCGCCAGGTACAGTTGGCGGCCAAGCGCTGGAACCAGACCCGCCTGGAGCTGGAGCGCCTGGCCAACTCCGGCGATGAGCAGCGCGCCCGCCATCAGCTGCTGAGCTACCAGCTGGAGGAACTGGACAATCTTGGCCTGGGCGAACACGAGCTGGAGCAGCTGGAGCAGGAACACAAGAACCTGACCAGCGCCGAAGCCCTGTTCGGCATCTGCCGCCAGGTCATCGACCAGTGCAGCGAAAGCGATTCTGGCAATGTGCTCAGCGCCCTCACCTCCAGCCTCAACCGCCTGGGTGCCGCCACCAATTCGCCAAAGGCACTGGGCGAAGCGGCCAACCTGATCGCCAGTGCGCAGATCCAGGTCGAGGAAGCCGTAGGCGAACTCAACCGTTTCCTCGACAACTTCGACGCCGACCCCATGCGTCTGCAGGCATTGGAAGAACGCCTCGACACTATCTACACGCTGGCGCGCAAACACCGGGTGCACCCTACCGAGCTGCCCCATCTGCAGCAGCAGTTGATGGAAGAGCTGGAGGGCCTGAACGCCAGTGACGAGTCGATCGAGCGCCTGGGTGAGGAGCTGGCCGCTTTCGCCCAGCACTATAAAGAAAAGGCTCGCGAACTCAGCGCACTGCGCCAGCAGGCCGCCCAGCAACTGGCGGTGGCCGTCGAGCAGGAGATCCAGCGCCTGGGCATGCCCGGGGGGCGCTTCTGCATCGCCCTTACCCCCAATGAGGGAGCAGACCTTTCCCCTCATGGCCTGGAGCAGATCGAGCTACTGGTCAGCGCCAACCCCGGCCAACCGCTCAAGGGCCTGGCCAAGGTGGCTTCAGGTGGCGAACTGTCGCGCATCAGCCTGGCAATCCAGGTGATTACCGCGCAGACCTCGCGCATTCCCACCCTGGTGTTCGACGAAGTCGACGTCGGTATCGGCGGGCCTACTGCCGAAATCGTCGGCCAATTGCTGCGCCGCCTGGGCGAACGTGGCCAGGTGCTGACCGTGACCCACCTGCCGCAGGTGGCGGCACAGGGGCATCACCACCTGTTCGTGCACAAGGTGCGCAACAGCGACACCACCCACACTGCCGTGGCCAGCCTGGGCAAGCGCGAGCGGGTCGAAGAGGTGGCGCGGATGCTGGGCGGCATCGACCTGACCAAGGAATCCCTGGCCCATGCGCGCAAGATGGTGGTTAGCGGCAAGGCCTGA
- a CDS encoding lactate permease LctP family transporter: protein MQTWQQLYSPLGSLGLSALAAVIPIVFFFLALAVFRLKGHVAGSITLALSILVAIFAFQMPVDMAFAAAGYGFLYGLWPIAWIIVAAVFLYKLTVKSGQFEVIRSSVLSITDDQRLQVLLIGFCFGAFLEGAAGFGAPVAITAALLVGLGFNPLYAAGLCLIANTAPVAFGALGIPIIVAGQVTGIDAFHIGAMTGRQLPLLSLFVPFWLVFMMDGLRGVKETWPAALVAGLSFAVTQYFTSNFIGPELPDITSALASLIALTLFLKVWQPKRSFAEAKGSVGAAVVQPSGSQPSPYSFGEIFKAWSPFLILTVLVTIWTLKPFKAAFAPGGAMYNFVFNFAIPHLDQLVIKTAPIVAAPTAMPAVFKLDPISATGTAIFLSALISMAVLKINFKTGLTTFKETFWELRWPILSIGMVLAFAFVTNYSGMSSTMALVLAGTGAAFPFFSPFLGWLGVFLTGSDTSSNALFSSLQATTAHQIGVNDTLLVAANTSGGVTGKMISPQSIAVACAATGLVGKESDLFRFTVKHSLFFATIVGLITLIQAYWLTGMLVHH, encoded by the coding sequence ATGCAAACCTGGCAACAACTCTATAGCCCACTTGGTAGTCTTGGCCTGTCCGCACTGGCGGCGGTCATTCCCATCGTCTTCTTCTTCCTTGCCCTCGCCGTGTTCCGCCTCAAAGGCCACGTGGCCGGCAGCATCACCCTCGCGCTGTCGATCCTGGTGGCAATCTTTGCCTTCCAGATGCCTGTCGACATGGCATTCGCCGCCGCGGGTTATGGCTTCCTCTACGGCCTCTGGCCGATTGCCTGGATCATCGTTGCCGCGGTGTTCCTGTACAAACTCACGGTCAAGAGCGGCCAGTTCGAAGTGATCCGCAGCTCGGTGCTGTCGATTACCGATGACCAGCGCCTGCAAGTACTGCTGATCGGCTTCTGCTTCGGTGCCTTCCTGGAAGGTGCGGCGGGCTTTGGTGCACCGGTGGCAATCACTGCCGCGCTGCTGGTAGGCCTGGGCTTCAACCCGCTGTACGCCGCCGGCCTGTGCCTTATCGCCAACACCGCGCCAGTGGCCTTCGGCGCCCTGGGCATCCCGATCATCGTGGCCGGCCAGGTCACCGGCATCGACGCCTTCCACATCGGCGCCATGACCGGTCGCCAGCTGCCACTGCTGTCGCTGTTCGTGCCGTTCTGGCTGGTGTTCATGATGGACGGCCTGCGTGGCGTGAAGGAAACCTGGCCTGCCGCCCTGGTTGCCGGCCTGAGCTTCGCCGTTACCCAGTACTTCACCTCGAACTTCATCGGCCCGGAGCTGCCGGACATCACCTCGGCCCTGGCCAGCCTGATCGCCCTCACCCTGTTCCTGAAAGTCTGGCAGCCCAAGCGTTCATTCGCCGAAGCCAAGGGCAGCGTTGGCGCCGCCGTGGTGCAACCAAGCGGCAGCCAGCCAAGCCCTTACAGCTTTGGCGAAATCTTCAAGGCCTGGTCGCCGTTCCTGATCCTCACCGTGCTGGTCACCATCTGGACCCTGAAACCGTTCAAGGCGGCCTTCGCCCCCGGCGGCGCGATGTACAACTTCGTCTTCAACTTCGCTATCCCGCACCTGGACCAGCTGGTGATCAAGACTGCACCGATCGTCGCCGCGCCTACCGCCATGCCAGCGGTGTTCAAGCTCGACCCGATCTCTGCCACCGGCACCGCAATCTTCCTCTCGGCGCTGATCTCCATGGCCGTGCTGAAGATCAACTTCAAAACTGGTCTGACCACTTTCAAGGAAACCTTCTGGGAGCTGCGCTGGCCGATCCTGTCGATCGGCATGGTGCTGGCCTTCGCCTTCGTCACCAACTACTCGGGCATGTCCTCGACCATGGCCCTGGTGCTGGCCGGTACCGGTGCCGCGTTCCCGTTCTTCTCGCCGTTCCTTGGTTGGCTGGGTGTGTTCCTGACCGGTTCCGACACCTCGTCCAACGCCCTGTTCAGCTCGCTGCAGGCCACCACCGCGCACCAGATCGGGGTCAACGACACCCTGCTGGTAGCGGCCAACACCAGTGGCGGCGTGACCGGCAAGATGATTTCGCCGCAGTCGATCGCCGTGGCCTGCGCCGCCACCGGCCTGGTCGGCAAGGAATCCGACCTGTTCCGCTTCACCGTCAAGCACAGCCTGTTCTTCGCCACCATCGTCGGCCTGATCACCCTGATCCAGGCCTACTGGCTGACCGGCATGCTGGTTCATCACTAA
- the smpB gene encoding SsrA-binding protein SmpB, with protein sequence MAKQKKHPTGTIAQNKKARHDYFIEHKFEAGLVLSGWEVKSLRAGKAHLTDSYVLLKDGEAWLFGSHITPLTTASTHVIADPIRTRKLLLNKRELERLEAAVAQKGYTCVALALYWSKHLIKCEIALGKGKKEFDKRDTMRERDSNRELQRAVRNKGKEE encoded by the coding sequence ATGGCTAAGCAAAAAAAACATCCGACCGGGACCATCGCGCAAAACAAGAAAGCGCGACACGATTACTTCATCGAACACAAGTTCGAGGCCGGGCTGGTCCTGTCCGGCTGGGAAGTAAAAAGCCTGCGAGCCGGCAAGGCGCACCTGACTGACAGCTACGTGCTGCTGAAGGACGGTGAGGCCTGGCTGTTCGGCAGCCACATCACCCCGCTGACCACGGCCAGCACCCACGTCATCGCCGACCCCATTCGCACCCGCAAGCTGCTGCTGAACAAGCGCGAGCTCGAGCGCCTGGAAGCGGCCGTGGCGCAAAAGGGTTACACCTGCGTGGCCCTGGCGCTGTACTGGAGCAAGCACCTGATCAAGTGCGAAATTGCACTGGGCAAGGGCAAGAAGGAATTCGACAAGCGCGACACCATGCGCGAGCGTGATTCCAACCGCGAGCTGCAGCGGGCTGTGCGGAACAAGGGCAAAGAAGAGTAA
- a CDS encoding FCD domain-containing protein: MVFDQVRQRRLSDDIVDRLEGMILEGTLTSGQRLPAERVLAEQFGVSRPSLREAIQKLVAKGLLVSRQGGGNFVAESLGSTFSDPLLQLLEHSAEAQRDLLEFRHTLEASCAYYAAQRATQPDRARLKAAFDALQDCYARADEVTRAEEGAADARFHLAIAEASHNAVLLHTIRGLFDLLKRNVVTNIGGMYQQRAETRDMLISQHRELYLAIVEGRAEEAREVSSRHILYVQEVLEEAHEEAQRVARAERRSGR, encoded by the coding sequence ATGGTTTTTGATCAGGTCCGCCAACGGCGCCTGTCCGACGACATCGTCGATCGGCTGGAAGGGATGATTCTGGAAGGTACGCTGACCTCGGGGCAGCGGCTGCCGGCCGAGCGCGTCCTCGCCGAGCAGTTCGGCGTGTCCCGCCCGTCACTGCGTGAGGCGATCCAGAAGCTGGTGGCCAAGGGGCTGCTGGTCAGTCGCCAGGGTGGGGGCAATTTTGTCGCCGAGTCCTTGGGGTCCACGTTCAGCGACCCGTTGCTGCAGCTGCTCGAGCACAGTGCCGAGGCGCAGCGTGACCTGCTCGAATTCCGCCATACCCTGGAGGCGTCCTGCGCCTACTACGCGGCCCAGCGCGCCACCCAGCCGGACCGCGCGCGGCTCAAGGCGGCCTTCGATGCGCTACAGGACTGCTATGCCAGGGCTGACGAAGTGACCCGGGCGGAGGAGGGGGCGGCCGATGCGCGCTTCCACCTGGCGATTGCCGAGGCCAGTCATAATGCCGTGCTGCTGCACACCATCCGGGGCTTGTTCGACCTGCTCAAGCGCAACGTGGTAACCAACATCGGTGGCATGTACCAGCAACGGGCCGAGACTCGGGACATGCTGATAAGCCAGCACCGGGAGCTGTACCTGGCGATAGTCGAGGGCAGGGCGGAGGAAGCGCGGGAGGTGTCCAGCCGGCACATTCTGTATGTGCAGGAGGTGCTGGAAGAGGCGCACGAAGAGGCGCAGCGGGTGGCGCGGGCGGAGCGGCGTAGCGGGCGCTGA
- the fur gene encoding ferric iron uptake transcriptional regulator, producing the protein MVENSELRKAGLKVTLPRVKILQMLDSTEQRHMSAEDVYKALMEAGEDVGLATVYRVLTQFEAAGLVVRHNFDGGHAVFELADGGHHDHMVNVETSEVIEFMDAEIEKRQREIVAEHGYELVDHNLVLYVRKKK; encoded by the coding sequence ATGGTTGAAAATAGCGAATTGCGCAAAGCCGGTCTCAAGGTGACCCTGCCTCGAGTCAAGATCCTTCAGATGCTCGACTCCACAGAGCAGCGTCACATGAGCGCCGAGGATGTTTACAAGGCGCTGATGGAGGCTGGCGAGGATGTGGGCCTGGCCACCGTCTATCGCGTACTGACCCAGTTCGAAGCGGCGGGTCTGGTGGTTCGCCACAACTTCGACGGCGGTCATGCGGTGTTCGAACTGGCCGATGGCGGTCACCACGACCATATGGTCAACGTGGAGACCAGTGAAGTCATCGAGTTCATGGATGCCGAGATCGAGAAGCGCCAGCGTGAGATCGTGGCCGAGCATGGCTACGAGCTGGTGGACCACAATCTGGTCCTGTACGTACGTAAAAAGAAGTAA
- a CDS encoding DUF2514 family protein yields the protein MIGLGDVPAWCWWLAALLIVAGAQEIRVGAGKYEALDARSELADYRLEVAERDQRAAAQARQEEQRRAQAQEEARAHAQEERTIADAGAADADTAGQRLRSDAAQFATSVSRPGTDTAAMARGQAATRAAMVLSDLLDRSVATNRELAKAYDQARIAGDLCEASYNALIK from the coding sequence GTGATCGGCCTGGGCGACGTACCGGCCTGGTGCTGGTGGCTTGCAGCGCTGCTGATTGTGGCTGGAGCCCAGGAAATACGAGTGGGAGCGGGAAAATATGAGGCCTTGGATGCCAGGTCAGAGCTTGCCGACTACCGTCTGGAAGTCGCCGAGCGCGACCAGCGAGCCGCAGCACAGGCAAGGCAGGAGGAACAGCGACGCGCTCAAGCGCAGGAGGAAGCGAGAGCCCATGCCCAGGAAGAACGAACGATTGCTGATGCTGGCGCTGCTGACGCCGATACTGCTGGCCAGCGGCTGCGCAGTGACGCTGCCCAGTTCGCCACCTCCGTCAGTCGCCCCGGCACGGATACCGCCGCTATGGCCAGAGGCCAGGCAGCCACCCGCGCCGCCATGGTGCTCTCCGACCTGCTCGACCGGTCTGTCGCTACGAATCGAGAGCTGGCGAAAGCTTATGACCAAGCCCGAATAGCAGGTGATTTATGCGAGGCGTCCTATAATGCCCTGATCAAGTGA
- a CDS encoding type II toxin-antitoxin system RatA family toxin — MTTHIQRSALLPYPAQALYDLVNDVASYPEFLPWCSDSTVLEANDTHMRAKLEVAKGGMSQHFVTRNVLVPGQSIEMNLEEGPFTQLHGLWVFKPLGDKACKISLDLSFDYAGPLVRATLGPLFNQAANTLVDAFCQRAKQLNA; from the coding sequence ATGACTACCCATATTCAACGCTCCGCCCTGCTGCCATACCCCGCCCAGGCGCTGTATGACCTGGTCAATGATGTCGCCAGCTACCCGGAATTTCTGCCTTGGTGCTCCGATTCCACGGTACTGGAAGCCAACGACACGCACATGCGCGCCAAGCTCGAAGTGGCCAAGGGTGGCATGAGCCAGCACTTCGTTACGCGCAACGTGCTGGTGCCGGGGCAGTCCATCGAGATGAACCTGGAAGAGGGGCCTTTCACCCAGCTGCATGGCTTGTGGGTGTTCAAACCGTTGGGTGACAAAGCCTGCAAGATCAGCCTCGACCTGTCGTTCGACTACGCGGGGCCGCTGGTGCGCGCAACCCTGGGGCCGCTGTTCAACCAGGCGGCCAATACGCTGGTGGATGCGTTCTGCCAGCGCGCCAAGCAGCTGAATGCCTGA
- the bamE gene encoding outer membrane protein assembly factor BamE translates to MQNTKLLLTSLTLVGLLALAGCSFPGVYKIDIQQGNVVTQDMIDQLRPGMTRRQVRFIMGNPLIQDTFNTNRWDYLYSLQPGGGKRQQERMSVFFNESDQLVSLSGDFMPGVSRDQEILGGSGDTTVSPANQPEQPTVQPEEKPAKPGSVEESIQREIDTIETTPVPTPAPLETSPQ, encoded by the coding sequence ATGCAAAACACCAAGCTCTTGCTAACCAGCCTCACCCTAGTGGGACTGCTCGCACTCGCCGGTTGCTCGTTTCCCGGGGTTTACAAAATCGACATCCAGCAGGGCAATGTCGTTACGCAAGACATGATAGACCAATTGCGCCCCGGAATGACCCGCCGGCAAGTAAGGTTTATCATGGGCAATCCGCTGATCCAGGACACCTTCAACACCAACCGTTGGGATTACCTGTACAGCCTGCAGCCAGGCGGCGGCAAACGTCAGCAAGAACGCATGAGCGTGTTCTTCAACGAAAGCGACCAGTTGGTCAGCCTGTCTGGCGACTTCATGCCAGGCGTCAGCCGCGACCAGGAAATCCTCGGTGGCAGCGGCGACACCACGGTCAGCCCGGCCAACCAGCCTGAGCAGCCAACCGTGCAGCCTGAAGAAAAACCGGCCAAGCCAGGCTCGGTGGAAGAATCCATCCAGCGTGAGATCGACACTATCGAGACCACCCCGGTCCCGACGCCGGCCCCGCTGGAAACCTCGCCTCAATAA